The Heteronotia binoei isolate CCM8104 ecotype False Entrance Well chromosome 14, APGP_CSIRO_Hbin_v1, whole genome shotgun sequence genome has a window encoding:
- the LOC132582130 gene encoding cyclin-dependent kinase inhibitor 1-like has translation MELLLRALITERQRGERMETRSTKAKCARRTLFGPVDPGQLQQDFQCMLYANMETAKQKWNFDFLQEVPVEGLLQWEELQEQEVPAFYHACVVGVARKPLQPVNRTVAQEAQTHHAVKRREKARPAKKTGGKKSQARKKQRQTSLTDYYTTKKKVKMEMQTPEKKLAF, from the exons at GGAATTATTGCTCCGGGCACTCATAACCGAAAGGCAAAGAGGAGAGAGAATGGAGACCAGATCCACGAAAGCAAAGTGTGCACGGAGGACTCTCTTTGGTCCTGTGGACCCCGGTCAGCTGCAGCAGGACTTCCAGTGCATGCTGTATGCAAACATGGAGACGGCCAAGCAGAAGTGGAACTTTGACTTCTTGCAAGAGGTGCCCGTGGAAGGCCTGCTGCAGTGGGAAGAGCTGCAGGAACAAGAGGTCCCCGCCTTTTACCACGCTTGTGTGGTCGGGGTGGCTCGTAAACCACTGCAGCCTGTGAACCGGACAGTAGCCCAGGAAGCACAAACTCACCACGCAGTGAAACGGAGAGAGAAAGCCAGGCCTGCCAAGAAGACAGGAGGGAAAAAGAGCCAAGCAAGGAAGAAGCAAAGGCAGACGTCTTTGACTG ATTATTACACCACAAAGAAGAAAGTCAAAATGGAAATGCAAACTCCTGAAAAGAAACTGGCCTTTTAG